The sequence GCATTTTTATAACAAATCCCTTGTCGAGTCTACTGTTCTCATTCCAGCACTCATAGTCAAATTCCTTCTGTTCCACTGCTACCTACTTCAAAACATTCTTATTTGGGGAAAAGGCACATTCTCACTGATTCTCAGTCCTCTCTCCATTTACTACATGCTACAACCTTTTCTTAAGCTAACATTCTAGAAGCAAACTAGTCTCCACTCTCAGATACATGCTAATAAGCAAGGCGGCACCATTTGCTGACAGTGAAAGTGACTGAAATCTGGGTCTTGTGCTTAATTAACCCTTGAGAGAATGTGATAAACACACCCCTTCCTAGGCATTTGTTTGGCTGGAAACAATCTGGAAAATGTCACAAACCTAGTAAATATGTTGGAGGGTGCGGGGCAGAAATCAACTAGCCATTTGCAATGGTCAACTTTTTCTAGCTCATGCTGTGGTTTCAGTTCTTGTATTTTTTCACTATTAGTACTGATGGTCAGATACGAATCTGTGCCCCTTGCTAGTGAGGAGAATGACATGGTAGATGGAAGATGTGAATTTGTAGCCACATGCCTCAAATTTTCTGGGCACATCACACTAAGTGTGACTATTTAAAACTACCCTTCCTAAAGCAAATTcagagatttttaaagccagaagggaccattgtgaacaTCGAGTCTGgcctccagtataacacaggccatagatatTTCACCCcataattcctgcatcaagtcaAATAACTTCAGGATgaactagagtatatcttttagaaagacatccaatatTGAGACAGATttaagtgatgaagaatccaccacctcccttgggaaAGCTGCTCTACTAGTAAACTACACTTACTATTAAAAATAcctgccttatttccaatctgaatttgtctacatTACGCCTTTGTCTGCCAGATtctggtattattatttatttatttatacaatcGCAGCACTTAGAAATCCCAATCATGGACCgggaccccactgtgttaggcgCTGTATGTTTGCATCACATATGTATGTTTTCTTTGGGCAACTAGGTAATACTTTAATAAAGCGAACTAAAAGAGAGTTTGCATAATGCTCAAGAGAATTCTTTGGGGTTTCTACATATCTCAAGGTTTTCAGCTGAGTATGCGCATTCAACCCCATTTTGATGATCCTACCACTGTCAGCAAATTGGTAACCAGGCTAACTCCATCATAAAGGTACACATGAcaattcccttcccttcccaccctctccACTGTGCTAGTTGAGCTTGTTGCAGATCTCCAGAGCTTTCTTGTAGACCTGAGTCACATCATCCATGTCCATGAGAAGAGAAAAACTGCTGTCCCCCAGCCGATTTCGATAACGTTTCAAATGCTGTGGGCGTGGGCGGTTCTGGAGTCCTTCAAAATCTTGGATCTGGAGGAAGTTTTCAGCAGAGACACAACTGCGTATCCTTTGCCTGTTTGGCCTGCTCTCTCGCAAATCTAGCAAGTCAAAGGAGTCACTGGACAAAATACTGTCATCACTAATCACACTAGAAGGGCGACTGTAACTTCGAGATAATCTATCCCCAGGCAGGACCCCTTCTTCCATGGCTTCCACCATCGGTGTTTCAGGACTGACCAAAGCAGAGTCAATGCTGCTGGTGGAATACTTGCTGTTGTGTTTTAAGATGCCCTTACGTCTATAGGAATGGCTATGAGACCCAATTCTTGATGTTTCAGTGATGCCTGGGGATGTATCACTGTTTTCTGTCTCATCCTTATTGTCCAACAATTCAGAAGATTCACTTCGTTCTGGAGAAGAGTAGTAGCCAGACTCTCTCTGCTGAGTCTTCTTTAAGATTCCTTTTTTTGGCATGAGGGAAGATGCTTTAGTGCCGTATTTACTTGCTATCTCTCCCTCCATGGCACTCTTAATGACTACACCAGTCCTACACAGTTCTTGCTCTATCTTAAAAGTGGAGGGTAACGCTGGGTTGACCACTCCTTCAATGAATCCTGCACTGTGAGACCGATGCTCACTGTTGCTCCTTTTCTTCAAGATGCCCTTGGGCCTCTTGGAGGTTGGTTTGGATGCATTCTCAGCCCCTCCTTCCTGGATCGATTGCACAACGTCATTTTCCTTCTTTGATTTTTTCAGGGACCTCTGTCGCTCCAGCGTAACTTCAGAACATTTGGGTTTAGAAAGGCACTTCATTTTGGTATCAGTCTCTGGCTGTAGACCTGTCGAACGGTGATGCCAATCAATAAATCTAGCCAGCAGCGGGGACTCTGAGTCTTTCAAGACATCACAGTCACAAACGCTGCTCTTGTAGCCCCAATTAACCCACCAGTGATTGGCTATGTCTTCGATGGTTGCTCGTCGCTCAGGGTTCACCATCAGCATCCACCTGATCAGACCACGAGCATCTATGGtcaaaaatgacatttaaaatagTCAAAATATAGACATGGAAATATGGGCAAGACATGGAAATATGGGCAAGACAGATGAACAGATTCTTCTCAAAACAGGTGAAGTGAATGTGCTATGTGGGAAGACTGACCATCAATTCAACTTCAGAAAATGAAATTAAGTGCTATTTCATATCTGAAGCCACATGATACATCCAAACAAATGTACCATTGGCTTGTCAAGTAGATGAGTATTTTTCCATATTAGTGAAGAAATCTGGTGTAGACACTGAACTTTACATCAACCAGATGTAAGCATATAAGCCTTAGAGGAAAACAAAAGGGCACTCAGGTATTTCAAATTATGTACATTATTAATTTTGcatccttgtttttttttaaagagggggagggaaagaaaaatgcAATTATAATATAGTctgttatatatttttaaaggtaaatttCCACAAAGCAAATTAGGTAGGAATAACCAGGAGGGAGAATATGAAAAATGGTGGCAAacaaatgatgaaaaataaatgaCTAGTGAAATTTattgatagattcatagatttcatggccagggaccattatgatcatgtagcTGGACTAGAATTCTTCGGTGCCTTTCTATCAGAGTTCTAATCACGGTGGCATCCCCTTGTGTAATAATAATTGTGAACATATTGGTATTGACTTCAGACTTCAGAATGGGTTCTTGGGCCAAGTGGTTGCTTCCCCATGACTATTCCTCTTCTTTCTGCTTTTGATATATATCGCACAATGTAGTTAGACTAGAAGACTGATCTGTATCAGGACCTTGTATCAATTTACAGCTTGTCTGAACAATTTCACTTGCAATAGCTAACAGACTTTCCACTGTCATAGATCTAGTTAAAAGACCCTGTTAAAGCTTCCACAAGGCAATAAAAATCTATCTGCTgtaaaactttcatttaaaaagggcTTTTGGTAAGGGCTCTATCCAGATGGAAACTGAGGGCAGATGATGTTTTGAGAGGGGATGGGAGATCCTTTTACTTGTCATTCTAAAGTGACACACCAGAAAATGCTGGTAGAGGCCAGGTCAGCCAGCCATTCTGAACTCCTGTCATCTCAACGCATTACACCAGCTCTTTTTTTATACCTGAGGGCTGTGTTGGCTCACGATATTCTCCGCTGCTGATCTGCCTGATCAGATTTTTGTGATCAAAGCCATCAAAGGGCATCGTTCCATAAACCAGAGTGTAAAGCAATACACCAAGGGCCCAGCTGTCAACCTAAAAATACATAGACAAGAAGCGTAAAGGCTAGAAAAGCTGATTCCTGCAGTCTTCCAGACCATTAGCACCACAAAAGCAATGGAACACCCAGCTGTGCTTGGTTACCGGCATGCAGGTATTTAACAACTGACAAAGTGTAAGCAAGGCAAATGAAAGTAACAGAAGGCAGCTTGAATACTTCCAACCTAGGAGAGGCCCAACATAGTCTACGTGTGAGATACTATCAGGACAGAACTAATGTTCATGCTCATTATTACCAAGTACAGATTATATATGTGCCACCAACATAAGATTAATTTTAATTTCACTTTCCTTCTCCCCTGTGTCCCCTTACCTCTGGGCCTCGATAGGGTCTTCCATTAACAATTTCTGGGGAAGCATACAGTGGGCTCCCACAAAAGGTCTGCAGAAACTTGTCTTTGTGATAGAGGTTGGAAAGACCAAAGTCTGCAATCTGTAAAGACAAAAGGGTTCTGTAGTACTGACATTTACCTTATGAAAAGATAGGGATGGAGTGAGATCTACTGGTTAAATCTTCAGGATTAGGCGCCAGGACTCTTGGTTTCTATTCACAGCTCAGTCTCTGGTTCCCTGGGCAGCCATCAGTAAGTCATTTAATCTTGGATACCTCACATATCTTTGCAAGGATAACTGGAAGAACCTGGACCTTACTGTCCTCTGGTTGCCCTGCACTATGTGTagtcatttaccccagtgcaaaGTGAGCATAAAGTGGTGGCACTGGTCTAAAAGCCTACACAAGGTGCAGGCAAACTGAGAGTCAGGCCCTTAGAACTCAACAGGAGAAGTGAGGCAGTGGTGTCCTGGGAACCCGGGGATAAGGTTCCAGAAGGAAGTGGCATCTGAAGTCATTTGGAGCCAATTATagtagggagagaaagagagtgatGCACTGTCTAACCTTTCCAGGTTCAATAGACTTTCATCAATTATGCCATTATGGATTTGAATGATCAACCAAATCCTGCATTCCTACATTTCCCAGCACAGACAAAATGCCCCTGGAGTTTGTTGggacatttatttatttcttctagTCCAGcagctctcaaccaggggtccaaggacccctggggggccacaagcaggtttcaggggctccaccaagcagggccagtgttagactcactggagcccagggcagaaagccgaagccctgcTGTACAAAGCtgcagcccggggccctgagctctgccacctggggctgaagttgaagcctgagtaacttagctttgtggggcccgttgtggcgtggggccccaggcaattgctctgattgctaccccctaacaccagccctggcttttttATCTGCAGAAAACCAGGGGTGGCGGCACAGGtgagccatggagtttttataccaTATTTGGGGGGCCTCaggaagaaaaaggttgagaacccctggtctagtcgCTGCTCTTGTTCTTATCAAACAAAAGTTGAGGCTTTGTGACACTGTGGCTTAAAAACTCACATCCCTTACATTTTCATTGTTTCCCCAGAACAAGGCCACGTAGCTCACGATTTTATCTGGTTTTTGACGCAAATGTCTGTGTCACAGAGATCCACTTTTTTATTAATGTACACTATTGACACAAAAATGGACACAAAAATGCTGGCTCACAAAACTTAGAATTGGTGATATGCACAGTAGCTTTCTGTGCAGTTACCCCAGAAGTCCCCTGCGCCACACTGCAGCTGCGAGCACAGTCAAGCTATCCCTTCACGAGACAAATTCTGCTCACCTTACTATCGTGGCTTCACCGGGACTATCATGTGAGTCAGGGGTGTGGCTTCCTTTGAGAACCTGGTGGGGGGAGTAGCTTGCCAACCCATATGAGATTCTGTAGAGGGGGTGGATTACCATCTAGGATTATGTTGCTAGCAATTACATTGCTGGGGCTTTGCTGGGTTTAAATGTCTTGACATTTTTTCTTACttagttgttttttaaattacattataaAAATTAATCCAACATAGTAGCAGGGTAGCAGAAGCTGCTTCCTCTTCTCCTTCTGCACATCtttgggaaatggaggcacagaagcTGAGCCTCCCACAATAGTAGAAAAATAGCATAGCAAAAaatggggcaaagggttgggacCATATAATGCAAAAGCCCGTTCAGCCAGCAGGAGATGGTTTAGGGGTACAGTGGAGTGGAGCTGATAAACACACACAGCAATGGCTGCCAGTGCTGCAAGAAGGGTAGAAAGCATGCAGAGAAGACATGAGGCTAGACTGACAACTTGTATCATGGTTCTTGCCATGATAATAGATGGCTTAAACAATATAATAAACAAACAATGGATTGGGTTTGCCcgtttttgcttctttatgatgtatacAGGAAGCTTCAAAAGTATTTTTcagaccaaaaacaaaaaaactaacaagGAAGGAGTTTTCTGttgagttttttttcccccaccttaTAAATGCAGGCCTTTTCTACCACGAAAAACTAGTGATATTATGACACCATAAAAGACAAAAAAGTAAAAGCAGAGTACTGTAATCAGAAGgcaaagaggatttttttttcagtgtttaaaatgttttgttgttgtttgctaTTGCAAATACCAACATAATTGCAATGTCTAATCAGCATTTAGGAAAAAGGATGTCCTTGTTAAACATTTTTGACACCCCTCACTCTTTTGCCTTTCtctgagacacccccccccaatgTTCTGCAGCAAAACTAGGGAATGCCAGACTAAAAACCAAAAATaagcagcagggtgggggagaacgtCCAGGTTTTCTTGATATAtcataaaggaaaaaaatggggGGTCATGTCCATTTTTTGCTTAAATCCTTGGTCACCTTTAAAATCATATCTATCCCATTTCAAGCTCCCACCTCTAATattttgctgggggggggggtgtgtgagagagagagagagagagagagagagagtcctgcAGATATTTGCAGCTCCTAAGGTAGTGCTGAAGGAGTAGCTGATTTCTGTTCATTAATAGTACTTTATCCCATTCCAATATAATGATCATTTGAATTTACTCAATATCCCAACTAGTGTATTATC is a genomic window of Natator depressus isolate rNatDep1 chromosome 1, rNatDep2.hap1, whole genome shotgun sequence containing:
- the NUAK1 gene encoding NUAK family SNF1-like kinase 1, producing the protein MWAERRGGGCAPASAPRAVPPPEMEGAELDAGRGPAPQRCLSCGSQPGAAGKGAAALEEPAEEAPSSEVTAAPELRKQQGVKRHHHKHNLKHRYELQETLGKGTYGKVKRAIERFSGRVVAIKSIRKDKIKDEQDMVHIRREIEIMSSLSHPHIITIFEVFENKDKIVIIMEYASKGELYDYISERRRLSERETRHFFRQIVSAVHYCHKNGVVHRDLKLENILLDDNFNIKIADFGLSNLYHKDKFLQTFCGSPLYASPEIVNGRPYRGPEVDSWALGVLLYTLVYGTMPFDGFDHKNLIRQISSGEYREPTQPSDARGLIRWMLMVNPERRATIEDIANHWWVNWGYKSSVCDCDVLKDSESPLLARFIDWHHRSTGLQPETDTKMKCLSKPKCSEVTLERQRSLKKSKKENDVVQSIQEGGAENASKPTSKRPKGILKKRSNSEHRSHSAGFIEGVVNPALPSTFKIEQELCRTGVVIKSAMEGEIASKYGTKASSLMPKKGILKKTQQRESGYYSSPERSESSELLDNKDETENSDTSPGITETSRIGSHSHSYRRKGILKHNSKYSTSSIDSALVSPETPMVEAMEEGVLPGDRLSRSYSRPSSVISDDSILSSDSFDLLDLRESRPNRQRIRSCVSAENFLQIQDFEGLQNRPRPQHLKRYRNRLGDSSFSLLMDMDDVTQVYKKALEICNKLN